The genomic interval CGGGGTACGACGTTCCCGGACTGCCGCTCGTCTGCCTCGCCCCGTTCCTGGGGCTCGCGGTTTCGGCCCGCACGGCGCGGCAGGCCGCCTGGCGGGGATGGATCGCGGGGACGGCCGGCAGCCTTCCCCTTTACTACTGGATCGCCTACACCGTCGGGGTGCAGGGGAAGCTCGGCTGGGCGCTAGGGAGCCTCGCGGCATTTCTCGTCTCCGCCTACGTGGGCGCCTACTTTTCGGTCGCCGCCGCTGCCGCGCGCCGCCTCGAGGGCCGGTTCGGCGAGCGCGGCCTGTGGCTGTTCCCCGCTGTCTGGACCGCCCTCGAGATGGCCCGAAGTTACCTTTTCTCCGGGTTCCCCTGGATGCTCCTCGGGTACTCCGTCGCGGGGAGCGCGACGCTGCGCCAGGCGGCGGACCTGGCGGGCGTTCACGGGCTCTCCTTCCTCCTCGCCCTGTCGGGCGTCTCCGTCTACCTCGCGGGGAAGCGGCTCTCCGATCGATTCCCCGCGAAAGCCGCGATCGCGCTGATCCCCGGGATCGCGGCGTTCCTCTTCCTCGTCCTGTACGGTCGGGCCGGTTCGGCGGACCCGGCCGGTCCCGCGGCCCGGGTTCCCGAGGTGAAGGTCGCCATCGCCCAGGGCGGGATCGACCAGTCCGTGAAGTGGGACCCGGAGAAGCAGTTGGCCACGCTCGAGATCTACGGGGAGCTGACGAGAAAGGCGAGGGACGCGGGCGCGCAGGTGGTCGTCTGGCCGGAGACCGCGGCTCCCTTCTTCTATGGGTGGGAAGCGGAGCTCTCCCGGCGACTCGACGCCATCGCGGTGAGCGGGGGGATCCCGGTCATCTTCGGTGCGCCCTGGTTCGATCCCGCGGCGGGCGGGAAATTCTACAACAGCGTCTTCCACATGGACGCGCGCGGGGTCGTTCTCGGGCGGTACGACAAGCGCCACCTGGTGCCGTTCGGCGAATACATTCCCCTGCGGTCGGTCCTCTTTTTCCTGAGCAAGCTGACGGCGGGCGAGGAGGACTTCTCGACCGGGACCGGCCCGGCCCTGTTCCAGGTCGGCGGCCGCGCGGTGGCCGCGTCGATCTGCTATGAGGCGCTGTTCCCGGCGTTGATCCGGGAAGGGGTCCTCGGAGGCGCCGCGTGGCTGGTGAACGTGACGAACGACGCCTGGTTCGGCGACACGGTCGCTCCTCACCAGCACCTCGCCATGGCCCGGATGCGGTGCGTGGAGTTTCGGCGCCCCATGGTGCGCGCCGCCAACTCCGGGATCAGCGCGATCATCGACCGGGACGGGGGCGTCGCCGCCTCCCTCGGCCTCTTCCGCCGGGGGGTTCTGGTCGCAGCGGTCCGGCCGGCGACCTTCGA from Deltaproteobacteria bacterium carries:
- the lnt gene encoding apolipoprotein N-acyltransferase, producing MNRRGPAALFLTGALFVLSYALGTPGYDVPGLPLVCLAPFLGLAVSARTARQAAWRGWIAGTAGSLPLYYWIAYTVGVQGKLGWALGSLAAFLVSAYVGAYFSVAAAAARRLEGRFGERGLWLFPAVWTALEMARSYLFSGFPWMLLGYSVAGSATLRQAADLAGVHGLSFLLALSGVSVYLAGKRLSDRFPAKAAIALIPGIAAFLFLVLYGRAGSADPAGPAARVPEVKVAIAQGGIDQSVKWDPEKQLATLEIYGELTRKARDAGAQVVVWPETAAPFFYGWEAELSRRLDAIAVSGGIPVIFGAPWFDPAAGGKFYNSVFHMDARGVVLGRYDKRHLVPFGEYIPLRSVLFFLSKLTAGEEDFSTGTGPALFQVGGRAVAASICYEALFPALIREGVLGGAAWLVNVTNDAWFGDTVAPHQHLAMARMRCVEFRRPMVRAANSGISAIIDRDGGVAASLGLFRRGVLVAAVRPATFDTVYAKTGEIFGISCSILTLLAFIFPLRGSHGIRDAGRENIGA